The DNA sequence GATGGCCGCCGGCCGAATGCCCGCTGAGGCAGAGGCGCTTGGGATCGGCCCCCCATTCGGCGAGATGGGCGGCCAGGAATTCGACCGCCTGGCCGATCTCGTTCATGATCGCGCCGATGCGGGCTTCGGGTGCGAGCGTATATTCAATGAGCGCCACGTTAAAGCCGCGCGCCAGCGGCCCCGCGGCGACATGGGCGAATTCCTCCTTGGTGCGGCTCTGCCAATAGCCGCCATGGATGAAGGCGAGCGTCGGGGCGCCGAGCTTGGGGCCCGGGAACCAGTCGAGCCGCTGGCGCGGCGCCGTCCCATAGGCGAGGTCGCGCTTCACGTCGAAGCTTTCATAGACGGTGGCGCTGCGCTTGACGAAATCCGCCATCAAGGCCGCCGCGTCCGGGACGGCCGCGCTATTGTTATAGGCTCGGTCCAGCGCCTCGCGATCCATACCCCGGTAGAGACTCATGGCAGATCCTTTCGCTCGCCTCGTGGGCAGCGAGCATAGAGGGTGGCGCGGCGTGCCGCCATCGCCGGCTCAGCGCTGCCAGATCCGCCGGTAGCTCGCGCGGAAATCGGGGTCTTCGGGCTCGGGATCGGCGCGGGTGACGACCTCGGGCTCGGCGACGAAGCCGCTCGTCGGCTGATGGGCCATCAGCCGGTTGAGCTCGTCGAGCAGCTGCCAGGCCTGCAGCTCCAGGGGCTCGGCGATGGTCGCGGTCTGGTAAAAGCCGCGGCGGATGCGGTCGCGCGCGCTCGGGCTGCCGTCGCCGGCCGAGATCAGCGACAGCCGGTCGGTCGGCACCCCCTCCTGCTGCAATTCCCCGACGGCGTCGTCGAAATAGAGATCGTTGATGGCCAGCACGTCGGTCAGCGCATCGCCATATTGCTTCAAGAGACGCGCCATCTCCGCCGGCATGCGCCGCCCGGTCTCGGTGAGCGGCAGGTTGACCAGCTCGAGCAGGTTGCATTGGGCGCAGGCCCGGATGCGGTTCGCTATGCCGCGCGCCTTGGCGACGGCGATCGCATACTGGTAGTCGGTCAGGATGACGACGCCGGCATGCCCGCCCGACCGGCTGATCGCCGCCTCCGCGGCGAGCCGGGCGACCGTGCGCGGATCGGTCGTGACGTTGACGGCGACCGGTGTGCTCGGCACCGGGCCCGGCTGGGGGCCCACATGCCAGCCGACCAGCGGCAAGAGGCGCGCCTCGGCTGCGGCGCCGTAATAGGGCCGCTCGCGCACCGCATCGAGGCCGACCAGCACGACACCGTCGGCAGCGGTATCCTCCGCGACCGCCGTGCGGAGGGCGGCGGCGAGATCGGTCGGATCGCCGGCACCGTCGAGCACGACGAGGTGCCAGCCGAGGACGCCTGCTGCCTCGGTCAGGCCGTCGACAACGCCGCTGACCCCGTCGTTGCGCATGTCCAGGGCGACGACCGCAATACGCTTGTCCTCGGCGCCCGCGGGGCCGGCCGGCGGGCCGTGCCAGCCGGCACCGGCAGCGGGGCGGGCGACGATGCCCGTGACCATGCAGGCCATGAGCAGCAGGGCGTACGCGCCTGCCCATCGATGCGCGATATGCCGTCTGGCGCCGAGCCTGCCGGTTCTCTGCCTCGTGGTCCCCTGGTCAGCCGTTCCGGTCGATCCGCGCATTCGGTCCCGCCGGCTTGGCGCCGGCCTTTTGCGGACCCGAGTGGGGTCCGCCTGTGGGCCTATCTTATGCCGGGTGCGCCGAAAGCTCTAGGAGGCGCGGCACCCCCACTCGGAACCCGGTCTCAGAACAGGCCGGAAAAGGCGCCGCCGTCCAGCACGATGTTCTGGCCGTTGAGATAGCCGGCCTGGGCGCTGCACAGGAACGCGCACATCTGGCCGAATTCCTCCGCCCGGCCGAAGCGCCCGGCCGGGTTCTCGGCCCGAAGCCGGGCGGCGAGCTCGGCCTCGTCGACGCCGGCCTCGGCGGCGGCGAACTTCAGGTTCTGGGCCAGCCGTGCCGTCTCGAAGCGGCCGGGCAGGAGACCGTTGATCGTCACGTTGTGGCGCGCCACCTGACGGGCGAGTACGCCTGCGAAGCCGGTCAAGCCGGCGCGCACGCCGATCGACACGCCGAGCTGCGGATAGGTTGCCGGCGATTTCACGCCCGAGGTCGTGATGTTGACGATCCGGCCGAAGCCGCGCGCCGTCATGCCGTCGATGACCGCGCGGATGAGCAGGATCGGCGTCAGCATGTTGGCCTCGACCGCGGCCAGCCAGTCTTCATGGCTGACGTTGCGGAAATCGCCGGGCGGCGGGCCGCCGGCGTTGTTGACGAGGATGCCGGGATCGGGGCAGGCGGCCAGCACCGCGTCCCGACCCGCACTGGTGGTGATGTCGCCCGCGACCGGCGTGACGCGGACGCCCGTTTCACGGCGGATCTCCTCGGCGGCTTCTTCGAGGGCTGCCGCGCCGCGCGCGTTGATGACGAGATCGACGCCCTCCTTGCCAAGCGCCATGGCCGAGGCGCGCCCCAGCCCTTGCGAGGCGGCGCAGACGATGGCCTTGCGGCCACGCAGTCCAAGATCCATTCGCATCCTCCCTTCTCATGCGGATGCCTGCGGCACCCCTCGGCAGAAAGATGACGGTCGCCCCTGCTGCGATAAAGCTTCGGTGTCGCATCAGATTGATGCAAAAATGCAGCGATGATGGATTGGGATCATGTGAAGGTGCTCCTGGCACTCGCCGATGCCGGCTCGCTGCGCGGCGCCGCCCGGGCGCTCGGCATCGACCAGGCGACGGCCGGCCGGCGCCTGGTCGCATTAGAGGCGCAGCTGGGCACCAAACTGTTCGTCCACACGCCGTCCGGCTATGTCGTGACGGCGGTGGGCGAGGCGATCCTGCCCGGGGCGCGCCGGATGGCGGCAGAGGCGCTGGCGCTCGGCCGCCGCGCCGCCGGCACGGAGGCCGGGCTCCACGGCACCGTGCGCATCGCGACCGGCGACGGCATTGCCCGCGGCCTCCTGATGCCGGCGCTCGCCCGGCTTCACGCGCGCCATCCCGAGATCCGCACGGTGCTGCTGACCGCGCGCACGCTCGTCGATATCGCCCATGACGAGGTCGACATCGCCGTCCGCATCGTCCGCCCGAACGATCCGGAACTGATCGTGCGGCGGCTGGGGGCGCTCACGTCCCGGCTCTATGCCTCCGTCGACTATGTGGCGCGGCGCGGCGTGCCGGCGCCGGGCGGCGGCTTCGCCGGCCATGACCTGATCCTGCCGTACCCGGCGCCTGCCGGGCCGTTCCATGGCGAACCGATCGGCGCCGGCCGCGTCGTGCTCGAGACCAACTCCATGCTGGCGGCGGCCGAGGCGGCGCAGCAAGGCCTGGGCATCGCCTCGCTGCTCGAGCATCTGGGTGACACGGACCCGTCGCTCGTGCCGCTCTGGCCCGACCGGCCGCAGCGCCACGAGCTCTGGCTGGTGGTGCATCCCGATCTGGCGCGCTCGGCCCGCGTCCGCGCGGTGCTGGACGCGATCATCGAAGGCTGGCCCGCCGGGTGAGCGGCTATGCGCCAACCTCCTTCACCGCGATCGCCTCGACCTCGACCAGCAGCTCCGGCAGGAACAGCCCGGAGATATAGACGAGGGTGGACGCGCTCTTGATCCCGCCGGTCGCCTCGGTGCGGGCGGCAGAGAAGGCGGGGCGGTTCTTGGGGTCGGTCAGGAAAATGGTCGTCTTGACGATATTGGAAAAATCCATGCCGGCCTCGGCCAGCACCGCCTTCAGGTTGGCATAGAGCGCGCGCGTCTGCGCCTCGATGCCCTCGGGGATCGTGCCATCGGGCAGCATGCCGATCTGCCCCGCGAGATAGAGCGTACGGTTGTTGCCCGAAACCTCGACGCCGTGGTGATAGGCCTCCGGCGCCGGCCGGTCCTTCGGATTGCGGATCGTGATCATGCTCGCTCCTGTGGCTGTTGGGCGACGGATCGAATCGCCCGCGGTCATTTGGGGATGCGCACGCGGAAATGGAACAGCGGCCATGAGGCTGACCGCACGCGGCCTCCAGAAGCTCGCCCCCAAAAGCTCGCCCTCAGAAACTCGGTGGCGTGCAGGCGCTCACCACTTCGCAGACCTCGTCGCCGACGTTGCGGAAGCGGTGCGGCTTCGAGCTCTCGAAATAATAGGCGTCGCCCGGCCCCAGCACCCGCTTCACGGATCCCACCTGGACCTCGAGCCGGCCGCGGATGACGACGCCGCCCTCCTGGCCTTCATGGGTCAGCAGCACTTTCCCGGTGTCGGTGCCGGGCTGGTAATGCTCGTGCAGGATCTGCAGCGCGCGGCCTTTCAGGTCCGGCAGGATCTGGCGGAACGACACGCCGCCCTCGCCGATCTCGACCAGTTGGTCGGCGGTGAAGAACACGCGCTCCTGGTCGTCGAGCGGGAAGCCGAAGAACTCGGCCAAGCCGATCGGGATGCCGTCCAGGATGCGCTTCAGCGAGCCGACCGACGGGCTGACGGCCCCGCTCTCGATCAGCGAGATCGTGGCGTTGGTGACGCCGCACTTGCGCGCGAGCGCCCGCTGCGAAAGCCCGTGCCGCCGCCGGATCTCGACCAGGCGCGGGCCGACGTCGTCGCTCATTGCCGGACGTCCCATTGTTTCACCCGTTCAACATATTTAACGAAACGCGGGGTGGGCTCAATGATTTCAAGCGGTTGAACGACAAAAGAAATAGCCTGTCGCGGTTGCTGCGAAGGCGGGACAATGGCGGCCTGTTCCCGTCCTTTTCAGGTGCGCGCCCCATGTCCTATGCCCAGATGCCGAACGACCTCGAAGCCTTCTGGATGCCGTTCACGGCGAACCGCCAGTTCAAGGCGGCACCGCGCCTTCTGGTTTCGGCCAAGGACATGCACTACGTCGCGGCCGACGGCCACAAGGTGATGGACGGGGCCGCCGGCCTCTGGTGCGTCAACGCCGGCCACGGCCGGCAGAAGATCGTCGAGGCGGTGCAGAAACAGGTGGCCGAGCTCGACTTCGCGCCGACTTTCCAGATGGGTCATCCGAAGGCGTTCGAGGCGGCCTCGCGCGTGGCAGCATTGCTGCCGGGCGATCTCGACCGGATCTTCTTTGCCAATTCCGGGTCGGAGGCGGTCGACACCGCGCTCAAGATCGCGTTGGCCTACCACCGGGCGCGCGGCGAGGGCTCGCGGACCCGCCTCATCGGCCGCGAGCGCGGCTATCACGGCGTGGGCTTCGGCGGCATCTCGGTCGGCGGCATCGTCAACAACCGCAAGTTCTTCGGCGGGCTTTTGACCGGCGTCGACCACCTGCCGCACACCCATAACCTGGAAAAGAACGCCTATACCAAGGGCGAGCCGGAATGGGGTGCGCATCTGGCCGACGATCTCGAGCGGATCGTGGCGCTGCACGACGCCTCCACCATCGCCGCCGTGATCGTCGAGCCGGTCGCGGGCTCGACCGGCGTGCTGGTGCCGCCCAAGGGCTATCTGAAGCGGCTCCGCGAGATCTGCGACAAGTACGGCATCCTCCTGATCTTCGACGAGGTCATCACCGGCTTCGGGCGCCTGGGTTCTGCCTTTGCCTCGGAGCACTTCGGTGTGCTGCCGGACATGGTGACGATGGCCAAGGGCCTGACCAACGGCGTCATCCCAATGGCAGCGGTCGGCGTGCGCGAGCCGGTCTTCCAGGCCTTCATGCAGGGGCCGGAGAACGCCATGGAGCTGTTCCACGGCTATACCTATTCGGGCCATCCGATCGCGTCCGCCGCGGCGATCGCGACGCTCGACCTCTATCGCGAGGAGGGACTGTTCGAGCGCGCGGCATCGTTGGCGCCGTACTTCGAGGAAGCCGCCCACGCCTTGAAGGGCCTGCCGCACGTCATCGACATCCGCAACATCGGGCTCGTCGCCGGCATCGAGCTCGAATCGCGCCCGGGCAAGGTCGGCGCACGCGCTTACGAGTCGCTCGTCAAATGCTTCGAGCAAGGGCTGTTGATCCGCACGACCGGTGATATCATCGCGCTCTCGCCACCCTTGATCATCGAAAAGAATCAGATCGACGAACTGTTCGGCATTCTCTCCAAGGTGCTGCGCGACATCGACTGATCGCGCTCATCGCGGTCCCGCTGATCGGCGGGCGAATGCCGGCCACAACGAGACACCGGGAGGAGACGGGTCATGCTGATCGGCGTTCCAAAAGAGATAAAAAGCAACGAGAACCGGGTCGGCCTGGTGCCGGGCTCCGTGCGCGAGCTGGTGCAGCACGGTCACCGGGTGCTGGTCGAGCGCGGCGCCGGCGCCGCCATCGGCTTTTCCGACGAGGCCTATGGCGCGGTCGGCGCGGAGCTCGTCGCCACGGCGGCTGACGTCTTCGCGCGCGCCGAGATGATCGTGAAGGTGAAGGAGCCGCAGCCGAGCGAATGCGCCATGCTGCGCGAGGGGCAGATCCTGTTCACCTATCTGCACCTGGCGGCGGACAAGGCGCAGGCGGAGGCGCTGATCCGGTCCCAGGCCGTCTGCATCGCGTACGAGACGGTGACCGATGTGCGCCACGGCTTGCCGCTGCTCGCACCCATGAGCGAGGTCGCCGGCCGCATGTCGATCCAGGTCGCAGCCCATTGCCTGGAAACCCAGCAGGGCGGCGGCGGCATGCTCCTGGGCGGCGTGCCCGGCGTGCCGGCGGCCAAGGTCGTGATCCTGGGCGGCGGTGTGTCCGGCACCAATGCCGCGCGCATGGCCATGGGCATGGAGGCCCATGTGACCGTGATCGACCGGTCGCTGCAGCGGCTGAACGAACTCGACATGCAGTTCGGCGCCCGGCTGCACACGCTGTTCTCGACCGCCGAGAACATCGAGCGCACCGTCATCGATGCCGACGCGGTGATCGGCGCGGTGCTGATCCCTGGGGCGGCGGCGCCCAAGCTCGTCAGCCGCGACATGGTGCGCCAGATGAAGCAGGGCGCGGTCATGGTCGATATCGCGATCGACCAGGGCGGCTGCTTCGAGACCTCGCGGCCGACCAGCCACGACAAGCCGACCTTCATCGAGCACGGCGTCGTGCATTACTGCGTCACGAACATGCCGGGCGCCGTCGCTCGCACCTCGACCGTGGCGCTCAACAACGCGACCCTGCCGTTCGTCATCTCCCTCGCCGACCGGGGCTGGAAGCGCGCGCTCAGACATGACCCGCACCTCAAGGACGGGCTCAACATCGCGTTCGGCCGGGTGACCCACGAAGCCGTTGCTCATGCGCTCGGTTACCATTATCTCGTGCCGGACGAGGTTTTGGCCGATTGAGGAAGCATGCGGGTCACGGTACTGGCGGCGACGGGGCGCCTGGGGCAGGCGCTCGTCCGGCATCTGCGTGCCGAGGGGCACGCGGTCATCGCCGTCGGCCGTGACCCGGCGAAACTAACGACCCTGCCTGAGGACGTGGTCCGCCGCGTCGCGGATTTCGGCGACGCGACGGCACTCAAGGTGGCGCTCGCCGATGCGACGTGCATCGTCAGCTGTGCCAATGCCGCCCATGTGCCGGCAATCCTTGCGGCCCTGCCGGCGCCCTTGCCGGAGCGGCTCGTGCTCATGGGCTCGACCCGGCGGTTTTCCGCCGTACCCGATGCCACGGCCGAGCATGTGCGGCGGGCCGAGGCGCTGCTCGCGGAGCTGCCGGTGCCGAGCGTGATGCTGCTGGCGAGCCTGATCTACGGTGCCGGCGGCAGTGTCGTCGACGGGCTGGCGGCCCGGCTTCGCCGGTCGCGCTTCCTGCCGCTGCCGCGCGGCGGCCGCTCGCTGGTCCAGCCGATCCATATCGACGACGTGGCGGCGGCGCTCGTGGCCGCGATCGTGCGCGACGCGGCGCCGGGCGCGCCCATTGTCATCGCCGGCCCCGCGCCGATGAGCTATGGCGCCATGGTGCGCACCATCGCGCGCAGCATCGGCCGGCCGGTCGTCATTCTGGCGCTGCCGGGCTGGCTGTTCTCCGGTTTGGGCCGGCTCCTGGCGCTGGTGCCCGGGCTCGCGGGCCTGGGCGGCAGCCTGCGCCGGCTGGTCGAGGACAAGGCCTACGACATCGGCGAGATGCGCCGCCGCCTCGGCGTCTCGCCACGCGCCTTCGAGATCGGCGGGCCGCGCTAGAGCGCGGTCGCATTGGCTGGAACCAGCCAATGCGTGAATCGCGCTCTACCTATTTGATTAGAGACGGATTCACGGAATGAGTGGATCGCCAAGCGATTCCACTCATTCCGATCCGGCTCTAGGCCCGCAGCAGCTCCTCGACGAACGCCGGGACCAGCTCGGTCGCGGGGCCGTGCCGCGCCTCGTCGAACAGCCTGGCCCCCTCGGACGGCTCGAGGTTGAGCTCGACCGTGCGCGCGCCGGCGCGGCGCGCCTCGTCGACAAAGCCCGCGGCCGGATAGACGTTGCCGGACGTGCCGATCGAGACGAACAGGTCCGCCTGAGCAAGCGCCTGCTCGATCTCCGCCATGTGCATCGGCATCTCGCCGAACCAGACGACGTCGGGCCGGAGCGAGCCCGTGCCATCGCAGCCGGCGCAGGCGAAATCCTGGGTCAGCTCCTCGGTCACCGGCACGACACGGCCGCAGCCGGTGCAGCGCGCCTTCAGGAGCTCGCCGTGCATGTGCAGCAGCCCACGGGTACCGGCGCGTTCGTGCAGGTCGTCGATGTTCTGGGTGACGACCAGCACCGGGCCGGGCCAGTCTCGCTCCAGCCGGGCGAGGGCGATATGGGCTGCGTTCGGCTGGACCGCGGGGTCGAGCAACTGGCGCCGCCGGGCATTGTAGAAGGCCTGGACCCGCGCAGGATTGCGCCGGAACGCCTCGGGGGTCGCGACATCCTCGATCCTGACGGTCGCCCAGATGCCATCGGCATCGCGAAAGGTCGCGAGCCCCGACTCGCGGCTGATGCCGGCGCCGGTCAGGATGACGATCGATTGCATGTCGGCCATGAACTGCCTCTCCCGTGTCGGCCGGATCCTAGAAGCGGGGGCCGCCGCGTGCCATATGACGTGCGACCGTAGTGGCGCAATAGCCCTCGCCCGCGAGAGCGGGAGGGGGAGGGGACCCGGCCGTTGGGCCGGGGAGGGTGAGGGCAGTGTAGCTGAGACACCCTCACCCGCCTCGCTTGTGCTCGGCCGCCCTCTCCCGCTGCCGCGGACGAGGGCTTCATGTGACGATTCTTCGAGTTCGAGCGTGCCCCAAGAAGATGCCCTCGCCCAGACCCTTGCCGACATCCGCGCCTGCCGCGAGTGCGAGAGCCAACTGCCCTTGGGGCCGCGGCCGGTCATCCGGGCGAGCGTCACGGCGCGGCTCCTCATCATCGCCCAGGCACCCGGCACACGCGTGCACGAGACAGGGCTCTCGTTCAACGACCGCAGCGGCGACCGGTTGCGCGACTGGCTGGGGGTGAGCCGGGACGAGTTCTATGACGAAAGCCGTATCGCGATCATGGGGATGGGCTTCTGCTATCCGGGCGTCGACCGGCACGGCGGCGACCTGCCGCCCCGGCCGGAATGCGCGCCGCTCTGGCACCCGCGCGTGCTGCCGCTGCTGCCGGCGATCGAGCTCACGCTCCTCATCGGCCTGCACGCGCATCAGCGCTACCTGCCCGAGACGAAGCGGCTCAGCGTGAGCGAGCGGGTCGCCCGCTGGCGCGAGCAGCCGGCGGACCGCTTCGTGCTGCCGCATCCGAGCTGGCGCAACACGGGCTGGCTGAAGCGCAATCCCTGGTTCACGGACGAGCTGCTGCCGGTCTTGCGCCTCCGCGTGCGAGCCGTGCTGGACGGTGTCGTGCTGAACGAGCGGGGCTGAGCCCGCTTCCGCCCGCGGGCTGCGACGCGGGCGAGCCTTGCCCCGGGACCACCGCTGGTCGCATGCTTTTCGCATGGGCGAGCAACCGGTCATGTGCGTGCCGTCGCACGGTCGGAACGGCGGGCGGCCGACCCGGGCCGAATCGGC is a window from the Aliidongia dinghuensis genome containing:
- a CDS encoding aspartate aminotransferase family protein, with translation MSYAQMPNDLEAFWMPFTANRQFKAAPRLLVSAKDMHYVAADGHKVMDGAAGLWCVNAGHGRQKIVEAVQKQVAELDFAPTFQMGHPKAFEAASRVAALLPGDLDRIFFANSGSEAVDTALKIALAYHRARGEGSRTRLIGRERGYHGVGFGGISVGGIVNNRKFFGGLLTGVDHLPHTHNLEKNAYTKGEPEWGAHLADDLERIVALHDASTIAAVIVEPVAGSTGVLVPPKGYLKRLREICDKYGILLIFDEVITGFGRLGSAFASEHFGVLPDMVTMAKGLTNGVIPMAAVGVREPVFQAFMQGPENAMELFHGYTYSGHPIASAAAIATLDLYREEGLFERAASLAPYFEEAAHALKGLPHVIDIRNIGLVAGIELESRPGKVGARAYESLVKCFEQGLLIRTTGDIIALSPPLIIEKNQIDELFGILSKVLRDID
- the ald gene encoding alanine dehydrogenase produces the protein MLIGVPKEIKSNENRVGLVPGSVRELVQHGHRVLVERGAGAAIGFSDEAYGAVGAELVATAADVFARAEMIVKVKEPQPSECAMLREGQILFTYLHLAADKAQAEALIRSQAVCIAYETVTDVRHGLPLLAPMSEVAGRMSIQVAAHCLETQQGGGGMLLGGVPGVPAAKVVILGGGVSGTNAARMAMGMEAHVTVIDRSLQRLNELDMQFGARLHTLFSTAENIERTVIDADAVIGAVLIPGAAAPKLVSRDMVRQMKQGAVMVDIAIDQGGCFETSRPTSHDKPTFIEHGVVHYCVTNMPGAVARTSTVALNNATLPFVISLADRGWKRALRHDPHLKDGLNIAFGRVTHEAVAHALGYHYLVPDEVLAD
- a CDS encoding RidA family protein, encoding MITIRNPKDRPAPEAYHHGVEVSGNNRTLYLAGQIGMLPDGTIPEGIEAQTRALYANLKAVLAEAGMDFSNIVKTTIFLTDPKNRPAFSAARTEATGGIKSASTLVYISGLFLPELLVEVEAIAVKEVGA
- a CDS encoding alpha/beta hydrolase, which encodes MSLYRGMDREALDRAYNNSAAVPDAAALMADFVKRSATVYESFDVKRDLAYGTAPRQRLDWFPGPKLGAPTLAFIHGGYWQSRTKEEFAHVAAGPLARGFNVALIEYTLAPEARIGAIMNEIGQAVEFLAAHLAEWGADPKRLCLSGHSAGGHLATCFRGHPAVALVLGISGLYDLEPIQLCYLNDKLDLTPQEVEQYSPDRYARRGARTLLTVGSAELPELVRQTTDYARLLMRCGAAVTLIAAPGHNHFTVLDLIALPDGRALEMVAKAFS
- a CDS encoding cupin domain-containing protein; translated protein: MSDDVGPRLVEIRRRHGLSQRALARKCGVTNATISLIESGAVSPSVGSLKRILDGIPIGLAEFFGFPLDDQERVFFTADQLVEIGEGGVSFRQILPDLKGRALQILHEHYQPGTDTGKVLLTHEGQEGGVVIRGRLEVQVGSVKRVLGPGDAYYFESSKPHRFRNVGDEVCEVVSACTPPSF
- a CDS encoding SDR family oxidoreductase, which produces MDLGLRGRKAIVCAASQGLGRASAMALGKEGVDLVINARGAAALEEAAEEIRRETGVRVTPVAGDITTSAGRDAVLAACPDPGILVNNAGGPPPGDFRNVSHEDWLAAVEANMLTPILLIRAVIDGMTARGFGRIVNITTSGVKSPATYPQLGVSIGVRAGLTGFAGVLARQVARHNVTINGLLPGRFETARLAQNLKFAAAEAGVDEAELAARLRAENPAGRFGRAEEFGQMCAFLCSAQAGYLNGQNIVLDGGAFSGLF
- a CDS encoding uracil-DNA glycosylase family protein gives rise to the protein MPQEDALAQTLADIRACRECESQLPLGPRPVIRASVTARLLIIAQAPGTRVHETGLSFNDRSGDRLRDWLGVSRDEFYDESRIAIMGMGFCYPGVDRHGGDLPPRPECAPLWHPRVLPLLPAIELTLLIGLHAHQRYLPETKRLSVSERVARWREQPADRFVLPHPSWRNTGWLKRNPWFTDELLPVLRLRVRAVLDGVVLNERG
- the cobB gene encoding Sir2 family NAD+-dependent deacetylase, yielding MADMQSIVILTGAGISRESGLATFRDADGIWATVRIEDVATPEAFRRNPARVQAFYNARRRQLLDPAVQPNAAHIALARLERDWPGPVLVVTQNIDDLHERAGTRGLLHMHGELLKARCTGCGRVVPVTEELTQDFACAGCDGTGSLRPDVVWFGEMPMHMAEIEQALAQADLFVSIGTSGNVYPAAGFVDEARRAGARTVELNLEPSEGARLFDEARHGPATELVPAFVEELLRA
- a CDS encoding substrate-binding domain-containing protein; this translates as MVTGIVARPAAGAGWHGPPAGPAGAEDKRIAVVALDMRNDGVSGVVDGLTEAAGVLGWHLVVLDGAGDPTDLAAALRTAVAEDTAADGVVLVGLDAVRERPYYGAAAEARLLPLVGWHVGPQPGPVPSTPVAVNVTTDPRTVARLAAEAAISRSGGHAGVVILTDYQYAIAVAKARGIANRIRACAQCNLLELVNLPLTETGRRMPAEMARLLKQYGDALTDVLAINDLYFDDAVGELQQEGVPTDRLSLISAGDGSPSARDRIRRGFYQTATIAEPLELQAWQLLDELNRLMAHQPTSGFVAEPEVVTRADPEPEDPDFRASYRRIWQR
- a CDS encoding SDR family oxidoreductase, coding for MRVTVLAATGRLGQALVRHLRAEGHAVIAVGRDPAKLTTLPEDVVRRVADFGDATALKVALADATCIVSCANAAHVPAILAALPAPLPERLVLMGSTRRFSAVPDATAEHVRRAEALLAELPVPSVMLLASLIYGAGGSVVDGLAARLRRSRFLPLPRGGRSLVQPIHIDDVAAALVAAIVRDAAPGAPIVIAGPAPMSYGAMVRTIARSIGRPVVILALPGWLFSGLGRLLALVPGLAGLGGSLRRLVEDKAYDIGEMRRRLGVSPRAFEIGGPR
- a CDS encoding LysR family transcriptional regulator, translating into MMDWDHVKVLLALADAGSLRGAARALGIDQATAGRRLVALEAQLGTKLFVHTPSGYVVTAVGEAILPGARRMAAEALALGRRAAGTEAGLHGTVRIATGDGIARGLLMPALARLHARHPEIRTVLLTARTLVDIAHDEVDIAVRIVRPNDPELIVRRLGALTSRLYASVDYVARRGVPAPGGGFAGHDLILPYPAPAGPFHGEPIGAGRVVLETNSMLAAAEAAQQGLGIASLLEHLGDTDPSLVPLWPDRPQRHELWLVVHPDLARSARVRAVLDAIIEGWPAG